A genomic window from Peromyscus maniculatus bairdii isolate BWxNUB_F1_BW_parent chromosome 1, HU_Pman_BW_mat_3.1, whole genome shotgun sequence includes:
- the LOC102908834 gene encoding mas-related G-protein coupled receptor member A isoform X1 → MGESSTGAGFLSLNTSASGIPVTTNPMDKTVPGSFNSRTLIPNLMIVISGLVGLTGNSIVFWLLGFRLRRNAFSVYILNLAVADFLFLLCHMIDSILLLLKFSYPNIIFLPCFNTVMMVPYIAGLSMLSAISTERCLSVLCPIWYRCHRPKHTSTVMCATIWVLSILISILNRYFCGFLDTKYENDNRCLASNFFTAACLIFLFVVLCLSSLALLIKLFCGAGRIKLTRLYATIMLTVLVFLLCGLPFGIHWFLLIWIKIDYGVFAYGLYLASLVLTAINSCANPIIYFFVGSFRHQLKHLTLRTVLQRALQDSPDTGENGSSVPQDTAEMSSSRVEP, encoded by the coding sequence CAGCACTGGTGCAGGGTTTCTGAGCCTAAACACGTCAGCCTCGGGGATACCAGTCACAACAAACCCAATGGACAAAACCGTGCCTGGAAGCTTCAACAGCAGGACCCTGATCCCAAACTTGATGATCGTCATCTCAGGACTGGTGGGGCTGACAGGAAACTCCATCGTCTTCTGGCTCCTGGGCTTCCGCTTGCGCAGAAACGCCTTCTCCGTCTACATCCTAAACCTGGCTGTGgctgacttcctcttcctcctctgccacaTGATAGACTCCATTCTGCTTCTCCTCAAGTTTTCCTATCCCAACATTATCTTCCTCCCATGCTTTAACACCGTCATGATGGTTCCCTACATCGCAggactgagcatgctcagtgccATCAGCACCGAGCGCTGCCTGTCTGTCTTGTGCCCAATCTGGTATCGCTGCCACCGTCCAAAACACACATCAACTGTCATGTGTGCTACGATCTGGGTCCTGTCCATATTGATCAGTATTCTGAACCGGTATTTCTGTGGCTTCTTAGATACCAAATATGAAAATGACAACCGGTGTCTGGCATCGAACTTCTTCACTGCCGCGTgcctgatatttttgtttgtggtcCTCTGCCTGTCCAGCCTGGCCCTGCTGATCAAGTTGTTCTGTGGCGCTGGCCGGATAAAGCTCACCAGACTGTATGCAACCATCATGCTCACAGTGCTGGTTTTTCTCCTCTGCGGCTTGCCCTTTGGCATCCACTGGTTCCTGTTAATCTGGATTAAGATTGATTATGGTGTGTTTGCTTATGGTCTTTATCTGGCGTCACTGGTCCTGACGGCCATTAACAGCTGTGCCAACCCCATCATTTACTTCTTCGTGGGCTCCTTCAGGCACCAGCTGAAGCACCTGACCCTCAGAACGGTTCTCCAGAGGGCTCTCCAGGACTCCCCTGACACGGGTGAAAATGGAAGCAGTGTTCCTCAGGACACGGCAGAGATGTCAAGCAGCAGAGTGGAACCGTGA
- the LOC102908834 gene encoding mas-related G-protein coupled receptor member A isoform X3 has protein sequence MDKTVPGSFNSRTLIPNLMIVISGLVGLTGNSIVFWLLGFRLRRNAFSVYILNLAVADFLFLLCHMIDSILLLLKFSYPNIIFLPCFNTVMMVPYIAGLSMLSAISTERCLSVLCPIWYRCHRPKHTSTVMCATIWVLSILISILNRYFCGFLDTKYENDNRCLASNFFTAACLIFLFVVLCLSSLALLIKLFCGAGRIKLTRLYATIMLTVLVFLLCGLPFGIHWFLLIWIKIDYGVFAYGLYLASLVLTAINSCANPIIYFFVGSFRHQLKHLTLRTVLQRALQDSPDTGENGSSVPQDTAEMSSSRVEP, from the coding sequence ATGGACAAAACCGTGCCTGGAAGCTTCAACAGCAGGACCCTGATCCCAAACTTGATGATCGTCATCTCAGGACTGGTGGGGCTGACAGGAAACTCCATCGTCTTCTGGCTCCTGGGCTTCCGCTTGCGCAGAAACGCCTTCTCCGTCTACATCCTAAACCTGGCTGTGgctgacttcctcttcctcctctgccacaTGATAGACTCCATTCTGCTTCTCCTCAAGTTTTCCTATCCCAACATTATCTTCCTCCCATGCTTTAACACCGTCATGATGGTTCCCTACATCGCAggactgagcatgctcagtgccATCAGCACCGAGCGCTGCCTGTCTGTCTTGTGCCCAATCTGGTATCGCTGCCACCGTCCAAAACACACATCAACTGTCATGTGTGCTACGATCTGGGTCCTGTCCATATTGATCAGTATTCTGAACCGGTATTTCTGTGGCTTCTTAGATACCAAATATGAAAATGACAACCGGTGTCTGGCATCGAACTTCTTCACTGCCGCGTgcctgatatttttgtttgtggtcCTCTGCCTGTCCAGCCTGGCCCTGCTGATCAAGTTGTTCTGTGGCGCTGGCCGGATAAAGCTCACCAGACTGTATGCAACCATCATGCTCACAGTGCTGGTTTTTCTCCTCTGCGGCTTGCCCTTTGGCATCCACTGGTTCCTGTTAATCTGGATTAAGATTGATTATGGTGTGTTTGCTTATGGTCTTTATCTGGCGTCACTGGTCCTGACGGCCATTAACAGCTGTGCCAACCCCATCATTTACTTCTTCGTGGGCTCCTTCAGGCACCAGCTGAAGCACCTGACCCTCAGAACGGTTCTCCAGAGGGCTCTCCAGGACTCCCCTGACACGGGTGAAAATGGAAGCAGTGTTCCTCAGGACACGGCAGAGATGTCAAGCAGCAGAGTGGAACCGTGA
- the LOC102908834 gene encoding mas-related G-protein coupled receptor member A isoform X2, with product MGESTGAGFLSLNTSASGIPVTTNPMDKTVPGSFNSRTLIPNLMIVISGLVGLTGNSIVFWLLGFRLRRNAFSVYILNLAVADFLFLLCHMIDSILLLLKFSYPNIIFLPCFNTVMMVPYIAGLSMLSAISTERCLSVLCPIWYRCHRPKHTSTVMCATIWVLSILISILNRYFCGFLDTKYENDNRCLASNFFTAACLIFLFVVLCLSSLALLIKLFCGAGRIKLTRLYATIMLTVLVFLLCGLPFGIHWFLLIWIKIDYGVFAYGLYLASLVLTAINSCANPIIYFFVGSFRHQLKHLTLRTVLQRALQDSPDTGENGSSVPQDTAEMSSSRVEP from the coding sequence CACTGGTGCAGGGTTTCTGAGCCTAAACACGTCAGCCTCGGGGATACCAGTCACAACAAACCCAATGGACAAAACCGTGCCTGGAAGCTTCAACAGCAGGACCCTGATCCCAAACTTGATGATCGTCATCTCAGGACTGGTGGGGCTGACAGGAAACTCCATCGTCTTCTGGCTCCTGGGCTTCCGCTTGCGCAGAAACGCCTTCTCCGTCTACATCCTAAACCTGGCTGTGgctgacttcctcttcctcctctgccacaTGATAGACTCCATTCTGCTTCTCCTCAAGTTTTCCTATCCCAACATTATCTTCCTCCCATGCTTTAACACCGTCATGATGGTTCCCTACATCGCAggactgagcatgctcagtgccATCAGCACCGAGCGCTGCCTGTCTGTCTTGTGCCCAATCTGGTATCGCTGCCACCGTCCAAAACACACATCAACTGTCATGTGTGCTACGATCTGGGTCCTGTCCATATTGATCAGTATTCTGAACCGGTATTTCTGTGGCTTCTTAGATACCAAATATGAAAATGACAACCGGTGTCTGGCATCGAACTTCTTCACTGCCGCGTgcctgatatttttgtttgtggtcCTCTGCCTGTCCAGCCTGGCCCTGCTGATCAAGTTGTTCTGTGGCGCTGGCCGGATAAAGCTCACCAGACTGTATGCAACCATCATGCTCACAGTGCTGGTTTTTCTCCTCTGCGGCTTGCCCTTTGGCATCCACTGGTTCCTGTTAATCTGGATTAAGATTGATTATGGTGTGTTTGCTTATGGTCTTTATCTGGCGTCACTGGTCCTGACGGCCATTAACAGCTGTGCCAACCCCATCATTTACTTCTTCGTGGGCTCCTTCAGGCACCAGCTGAAGCACCTGACCCTCAGAACGGTTCTCCAGAGGGCTCTCCAGGACTCCCCTGACACGGGTGAAAATGGAAGCAGTGTTCCTCAGGACACGGCAGAGATGTCAAGCAGCAGAGTGGAACCGTGA